One window of Triticum dicoccoides isolate Atlit2015 ecotype Zavitan chromosome 5A, WEW_v2.0, whole genome shotgun sequence genomic DNA carries:
- the LOC119303007 gene encoding GTPase LSG1-2-like, with the protein MAGGGGGGKKDRGEGLGRALVRQRNKQALAAKARGQQLVISRRAQQALPLESVIEVSDIDAVLQRAAEEELLHGDDAEGAAALTAALGSGLIDLDGTGDTEEERRLLREEQEALHADSLRVPRRPPWTAQMTTEELDTNEKRAFLEWRRNLARLQENEELVLTPFEKNLDIWRQLWRVLERSDLLVMVVDSRNPLFYRCPDLEEYAQEIDEHKRTLLLVNKADLLPLSVRRKWADYFKEHDILYLFWSAKAATAVLEGKKLSSQTMEESDTDLDTKIYGREELLVRLQGEAEYIVSQKATSAVGEEPESSSESALVQPKRVVVGFVGYPNVGKSSTINALVGEKKTGVTSTPGKTKHFQTLIISEELMLCDCPGLVFPSFSSSRHEMVACGVLPIDRMTKHRGAIQVVANRVPRNILEQVYKITLPRPKAYEEASRPPTAAELLMAYCTSRGHVSHAGLPDETRAARQILKDYIDGKIPHFELPPGEIDDETDGEDNSDLEGSSTAAADQSDDGASDEDDEEINRAEPNISHALNDLASFDMHGQMTKGSTKKKKKEASHKHHRKPQRKKDRSWRVGNDGADGSGVIRVFQKPAVNLAASNTSVVG; encoded by the exons atggcaggcggcggcggcggcgggaagaAAGACCGCGGCGAGGGGCTGGGGCGAGCGCTTGTCCGGCAGCGCAACAAGCAGGCCTTGGCCGCCAAGGCGAGGGGCCAGCAGCTCGTGATCTCCCGCCGCGCGCAGCAGGCGCTGCCGCTCGAGTCCGTCATCGAGGTCAGCGACATCGACGCCGTCCTCCAGCGGGCCGCCGAGGAGGAGCTCCTCCACGGCGACGACGCGGAGGGCGCCGCCGCCCTGACCGCCGCGCTCGGTTCCGGCCTCATCGACCT GGATGGGACGGGGGACACGGAGGAGGAGAGGCGGCTTCTGCGGGAGGAGCAGGAGGCCCTGCACGCCGACAGCCTCAGGGTGCCCCGCCG GCCCCCGTGGACTGCCCAGATGACAACCGAGGAGCTCGACACCAACGAGAAGCGGGCTTTCCTGGAGTGGcggaggaacctcgcgag ATTGCAAGAGAATGAAGAACTTGTCCTTACGCCTTTTGAGAAGAATCTTGATATCTGGAGACAACTGTGGAGAGTACTTGAACGCAGCGATTTG CTCGTGATGGTCGTCGATTCTCGAAATCCTTTGTTCTACCGTTGCCCTGATCTTGAG GAATATGCACAGGAAATTGACGAGCACAAGAGAACACTGCTTCTTGTAAACAAGGCTGATCTTTTACCACTGAGTGTCAG GCGGAAATGGGCAGATTACTTTAAGGAACATGATATTCTCTATCTATTCTGGTCTGCTAAAGCTGCTACCGCAGTGTTAGAAGGGAAAAAATTGAGCAGCCAAACCATGGAAGAATCAGATACAGATCTTGATACAAAGATATATGGTCGGGAAGAGCTCCTGGTGAGGTTGCAGGGCGAAGCGGAGTATATTGTGAGCCAAAAGGCAACATCCGCTGTTGGAGAGGAACCTGAATCTAGTTCTGAATCTGCCTTGGTGCAACCCAAGCGTGTGGTTGTTGGATTTGTTGGTTATCCAAATGTTGGGAAGAGTTCAACCATCAATGCTCTGGTTGGTGAGAAGAAGACTGGTGTAACATCTACGCCTGGCAAGACCAAGCATTTCCAGACACTGATAATCTCAGAAGAGCTCATGCTGTGTGATTGTCCTGGTCTGGTCTTCCCTTCTTTTTCAAGCTCGAGGCATGAGATGGTGGCATGTGGTGTCTTGCCAATTGATAGGATGACAAAGCACAGGGGAGCAATTCAAGTGGTGGCAAATCGTGTGCCGAGAAACATCCTGGAACAGGTTTACAAAATCACCCTGCCAAGGCCCAAGGCATATGAGGAAGCATCTCGACCACCAACCGCTGCTGAGTTGTTGATGGCGTACTGCACATCTCGGGGGCATGTCAGCCATGCTGGGCTGCCTGATGAGACCAGGGCTGCTCGGCAGATActgaaggattacattgatggaaaGATTCCACACTTTGAGCTTCCTCCTGGTGAGATAGATGATGAAACTGATGGAGAGGACAACAGTGACCTAGAAGGCTCAAGCACTGCAGCAGCTGATCAATCAGACGACGGTgcttctgatgaagatgatgaggaaatCAATCGAGCTGAACCTAACATCAGTCATGCCCTAAACGACCTTGCATCTTTTGACATGCATGGCCAAATGACCAAGGGTtccacaaagaagaagaagaaagaagcatccCACAAGCACCACCGGAAACCCCAGAGGAAGAAGGATCGATCATGGAGGGTTGGAAACGATGGTGCTGATGGGTCGGGGGTTATACGGGTGTTCCAGAAACCCGCCGTTAATCTTGCTGCCAGTAACACTAGCGTCGTAGGTTAG
- the LOC119303008 gene encoding glutaconyl-CoA decarboxylase subunit gamma-like, which produces MGVAASAAAPPPEAAAPADPPAKEDIEHGSAASAADAPPEATAPADSPAKEEAQSAAAAASPGGEAGAAGETVVLDASAEGGEEEEEGECGFCLFMKGGGCKEEFVGWEKCVEQAEAEGGDVVERCHDATAALRRCMDKFPDYYEPILRAERAMAEDLEAFKASEASEPSPASPPPPAAEEEQGDNKKQAEPVVVKEEDLAA; this is translated from the coding sequence ATGGgagtcgccgcctccgccgccgctcctCCCCCGGAGGCCGCCGCGCCCGCCGATCCACCGGCCAAAGAAGATATCGAGCATGGCTCCGCCGCGTCCGCCGCAGATGCGCCCCCGGAGGCCACCGCGCCCGCCGATTCACCGGCAAAGGAAGAGGCccagtccgccgccgccgccgcctctcccggcGGCGAGGCGGGCGCGGCGGGGGAGACGGTGGTCCTGGACGCCTCGGCggaaggcggcgaggaggaggaggaaggggagtgCGGATTTTGCCTGTTCATGAAGGGCGGCGGGTGCAAGGAGGAGTTCGTGGGGTGGGAGAAGTGCGTGGAGCAGGCGGAGGCGGAAGGCGGCGACGTCGTCGAGCGCTGCCACGACGCCACCGCCGCGCTGCGCAGGTGCATGGACAAGTTCCCGGACTACTACGAGCCCATCCTCCGCGCCGAGCGCGCCATGGCCGAGGATCTCGAGGCCTTCAAGGCCAGCGAAGCCTCCGAGCCCTCCcctgcctcgccgccgcccccggcggcggaggaggaacaGGGCGACAATAAGAAGCAGGCGGAGccggtggtggtgaaggaggaggatCTTGCGGCCTGA
- the LOC119303009 gene encoding uncharacterized protein LOC119303009 isoform X1: MVLQRSSHGVARRRRSFNAASMVLGRSYNRASTKRRCCVGARSELQQSFAGAVGALLGVQWSSAGVAIEFAGASLLRWSFVRLQWSSPEAVGAEFELPAGLQCHCVEAVALAAACRTRRSRTMVVRNGSVPVSPQRRLVAWRQFAAGKAGHSRAGSARASSEVGQGEARRLKVRRRGPTIEVMAEAETTTPVRQRPQRVSAGPVQLIVAVFFFRSTQGQPGVHILLGRR, translated from the exons ATGGTGCTTCAACGCAGCAGCCATGGCGTTGCTCGCCGGCGACGAAGCTTCAATGCAGCATCCATGGTGCTCGGCCGGAGTTACAATCGAGCTTCGACGAAGCGTCGGTGCTGCGTTGGAGCTCGGTCGGAGTTGCAACAAAGCTTCGCCGGAGCCGTTGGAGCTTTATTGGGGGTGCAATGGAGCTCGGCTGGAGTTGCAATAGAGTTCGCCGGAGCGTCGTTGCTGCGCTGGAGCTTCGTCAGGTTGCAATGGAGCTCACCGGAGGCTGTTGGTGCTGAGTTTGAGCTTCCCGCGGGGCTGCAATGTCACTGCGTTGAAGCTGTCGCTCTCGCTGCTGCCT GTCGTACACGGAGGAGCAGAACCATGGTCGTGAGGAACGGCAGCGTGCCGGTGAGCCCGCAGCGGCGGCTCGTTGCATGGCGGCAGTTCGCAGCAGGCAAGGCGGGTCACAGCAGGGCCGGGTCAGCGAGGGCTAGCTCAGAGGTAGGGCAAGGAGAGGCTCGACGGTTGAAGGTGCGCCGGCGAGGCCCGACCATAGAGGTCATGGCAGAGGCGGAAACAACCACGCCGGTGAGACAAAGGCCACAGCGTGTCAGCGCTGGTCCGGTACAACTGATAGTTGCGGTCTTTTTTTTCAGAAGCACGCAAGGACAACCCGGAGTCCATATCCTCCTTGGTCGTAGATAA
- the LOC119303009 gene encoding uncharacterized protein LOC119303009 isoform X2, with protein MVLQRSSHGVARRRRSFNAASMVLGRSYNRASTKRRCCVGARSELQQSFAGAVGALLGVQWSSAGVAIEFAGASLLRWSFVRLQWSSPEAVGAEFELPAGLQCHCVEAVALAAACLSYTEEQNHGREERQRAGEPAAAARCMAAVRSRQGGSQQGRVSEG; from the exons ATGGTGCTTCAACGCAGCAGCCATGGCGTTGCTCGCCGGCGACGAAGCTTCAATGCAGCATCCATGGTGCTCGGCCGGAGTTACAATCGAGCTTCGACGAAGCGTCGGTGCTGCGTTGGAGCTCGGTCGGAGTTGCAACAAAGCTTCGCCGGAGCCGTTGGAGCTTTATTGGGGGTGCAATGGAGCTCGGCTGGAGTTGCAATAGAGTTCGCCGGAGCGTCGTTGCTGCGCTGGAGCTTCGTCAGGTTGCAATGGAGCTCACCGGAGGCTGTTGGTGCTGAGTTTGAGCTTCCCGCGGGGCTGCAATGTCACTGCGTTGAAGCTGTCGCTCTCGCTGCTGCCTGTTT GTCGTACACGGAGGAGCAGAACCATGGTCGTGAGGAACGGCAGCGTGCCGGTGAGCCCGCAGCGGCGGCTCGTTGCATGGCGGCAGTTCGCAGCAGGCAAGGCGGGTCACAGCAGGGCCGGGTCAGCGAGGGCTAG